From one Bacillota bacterium genomic stretch:
- the der gene encoding ribosome biogenesis GTPase Der: MMLPVVAIVGRPNVGKSTIFNRIVGERIAITDDTPGVTRDRIYGKADWLGRKFSVIDTGGIEISDAPFLTEIKAQAEIAIEESHVIVFIVDVRTGLLSDDREVMQMLYMSKKPVIIAVNKVDNQKFLENIYDFYELGSEDVVSVSGTHGIGMGDLLDKIVSKLPLDLEDDYTEEYLRLSIIGRPNVGKSSLTNAILGFERVIVSDIVGTTTDSIDTVFMKDGQKYVVIDTAGLKKRGKIFESVDKYSALRAMQAIERSDVCLLVIDAQSGIQEQDKHVAGYALENGKAMVIVVNKWDTLEKDDKTMQEWTKKVRQEFQFITYMPVVFLSAKTKARIHTLFPIVEKAFENYQRRVSTSVLNEVISEAMLLNPPKEHNQAKVKVYYATQVKSKCPTFILFVNDSDCMHFSYYRYLENRLRERFDFEGTPIKMILRKRQ, translated from the coding sequence ATTATGCTACCAGTTGTCGCCATTGTAGGCAGACCAAACGTAGGCAAATCAACAATTTTTAATCGAATTGTTGGTGAAAGAATTGCCATAACTGACGATACTCCAGGAGTCACAAGAGATCGCATTTATGGAAAAGCTGATTGGCTTGGCAGAAAATTTAGTGTAATTGATACAGGGGGCATCGAGATTAGCGATGCACCTTTTTTGACTGAAATCAAAGCTCAAGCAGAAATCGCCATTGAAGAGAGTCATGTTATTGTATTTATTGTTGATGTAAGGACAGGTTTACTCTCAGATGATAGAGAAGTTATGCAAATGTTATATATGTCAAAAAAACCAGTGATTATTGCAGTTAATAAAGTTGATAATCAAAAGTTTTTAGAAAACATCTATGATTTTTATGAACTTGGAAGCGAAGACGTAGTATCCGTTTCAGGAACGCATGGAATAGGCATGGGAGATCTTTTAGATAAGATCGTCTCTAAACTACCACTAGATTTAGAAGACGATTATACGGAAGAATACTTGCGTTTATCCATTATTGGTAGACCCAATGTAGGAAAATCTTCTTTAACAAACGCTATATTAGGTTTTGAACGAGTCATCGTAAGCGATATTGTAGGTACCACAACTGATTCCATTGACACTGTTTTTATGAAAGATGGACAAAAGTATGTAGTAATTGATACAGCTGGTCTAAAAAAACGTGGAAAAATATTCGAATCTGTCGATAAGTATAGTGCATTAAGAGCCATGCAAGCAATTGAAAGAAGTGATGTTTGTTTACTTGTTATTGATGCACAATCAGGAATTCAAGAACAAGACAAACATGTGGCAGGTTATGCTTTAGAAAACGGAAAAGCCATGGTGATTGTCGTTAACAAATGGGATACTCTTGAAAAAGATGATAAAACCATGCAAGAATGGACAAAAAAAGTCAGACAAGAGTTTCAATTTATTACTTATATGCCAGTTGTTTTTCTTTCGGCAAAAACAAAAGCTAGAATTCATACGCTTTTTCCAATTGTTGAAAAAGCTTTTGAAAACTATCAAAGAAGAGTTTCGACAAGCGTTTTAAATGAAGTGATTTCAGAAGCTATGCTCTTAAATCCGCCAAAAGAACACAATCAAGCAAAAGTAAAAGTATACTATGCAACTCAAGTAAAAAGCAAGTGTCCAACCTTCATTTTGTTTGTCAATGATAGTGATTGTATGCACTTCAGTTACTACCGCTATTTGGAGAATCGACTACGTGAACGCTTTGATTTTGAAGGCACTCCAATCAAAATGATTCTTCGAAAAAGACAGTAA
- a CDS encoding HU family DNA-binding protein, with product MNKSELVARIAELADLTKKDAEKALNSTVFAVQEALVKGEKVVLTGFGTFEVKERKARSGHDPRTGAIIAIPALKAPTFKAGKVLKDSVR from the coding sequence ATGAACAAATCTGAATTAGTAGCCCGTATTGCTGAATTAGCTGATTTAACAAAAAAAGATGCCGAAAAAGCTCTTAACTCTACAGTGTTTGCCGTTCAAGAAGCTTTGGTAAAAGGTGAAAAAGTTGTCTTAACTGGTTTTGGTACTTTCGAAGTTAAAGAACGCAAAGCTCGTTCTGGACATGACCCAAGAACTGGCGCAATTATCGCTATCCCTGCTTTAAAAGCACCTACTTTCAAAGCTGGTAAAGTCTTAAAAGATTCTGTACGTTAA
- a CDS encoding CPBP family intramembrane metalloprotease — MTEYDDLFKDDNKNDLDKSPAPKDSNDWVSHSINQQIINRNLILIYVIVLMVVSIFSFLFFAVKYPDTKIILDNITLVSEPEYIVTEIPDQGLNSIPYLTEVTVVMKNENQFTLPYLWATIDFYDGNETLIGSISDETEDVIENEIWTFTGEFASNDIPISYELSYGFDELPLFYILINLSQVFITGIIFLVIDKTNFKKDWTNFKLNLKKYTLQIVVGILIVYTVSISSQYLLEFLGQASTSENEVMIGSMFSTDILNLVLLFLLLCVFTPIVEELVFRKVLFNFVEKRFGSILAIISSGVIFGLMHVISYGDFIQAIPYVGMGIVFGYIYFRANKNIYVPIAVHFINNFISYSLYVLMVFGFLNL, encoded by the coding sequence ATGACAGAATATGATGATTTATTTAAAGATGATAATAAAAATGATTTAGACAAATCACCTGCTCCAAAAGACTCTAATGATTGGGTATCTCATTCGATTAATCAACAAATAATTAATCGAAATCTTATTTTAATCTATGTTATTGTATTAATGGTTGTCTCTATATTTTCATTTTTGTTTTTTGCAGTAAAATATCCTGACACAAAGATAATATTAGATAATATTACATTAGTTTCAGAGCCAGAATACATTGTGACAGAAATACCAGATCAAGGGTTAAATTCAATTCCTTATTTGACTGAAGTCACAGTAGTAATGAAAAACGAAAACCAATTCACCCTTCCCTATTTGTGGGCTACCATCGACTTTTACGACGGAAACGAAACCCTTATTGGTTCTATTTCAGATGAAACTGAAGATGTAATTGAAAATGAAATTTGGACTTTTACTGGAGAATTCGCTTCAAATGATATCCCTATTTCTTACGAACTATCCTATGGGTTTGATGAACTACCTCTTTTTTATATTTTAATTAATTTAAGTCAAGTTTTTATAACTGGAATAATCTTTTTAGTAATTGATAAAACTAATTTTAAAAAAGACTGGACTAATTTTAAATTAAATCTTAAAAAGTATACCCTCCAAATTGTCGTAGGAATACTCATTGTCTATACTGTTTCCATTTCTTCACAATATTTATTAGAATTTCTAGGTCAAGCATCCACATCAGAAAACGAAGTAATGATTGGTTCTATGTTTTCTACGGACATACTAAATCTTGTATTATTATTCTTATTGCTTTGTGTCTTTACTCCGATTGTTGAAGAGTTGGTCTTCCGAAAAGTACTATTTAATTTTGTAGAAAAAAGATTTGGATCTATTTTAGCTATTATATCTAGTGGTGTGATTTTTGGATTGATGCATGTAATTTCTTATGGTGATTTTATTCAGGCCATTCCTTATGTTGGAATGGGCATAGTATTTGGCTATATATACTTTCGAGCAAATAAAAATATTTATGTTCCAATTGCCGTCCATTTTATAAATAACTTTATTTCTTACTCGCTCTATGTATTAATGGTATTTGGCTTTCTTAATTTATAA
- a CDS encoding TrkA family potassium uptake protein — protein MVKKSFAVIGVGRFGLALIEELVSLEADVLVIDKNYDKIEKVAKLVTNAICLDSTDIEALREIGITNYDIVIVATGINVDNSILTTLILKDLGVKEVFVKVQSEYHAKVVEKLGVEYDHLIWPEQATGKRLAKILVSGNFLEYLELDQQYSFVSITATKKIIGKHLLELEIRSRFGVNIVAIRRNDKIIIPSSTTPFELLDEILLVGHNDFISKFTSWLKK, from the coding sequence ATGGTAAAAAAGTCATTTGCAGTTATTGGTGTTGGCCGTTTTGGTCTTGCCTTAATTGAAGAATTAGTTAGTTTAGAAGCTGATGTTTTAGTTATAGATAAAAATTATGATAAAATTGAAAAAGTAGCAAAATTAGTTACAAATGCGATTTGTCTTGACTCTACTGATATTGAAGCACTACGAGAAATTGGCATCACAAATTATGACATCGTTATCGTTGCTACCGGAATTAATGTTGATAATTCAATTTTGACTACGTTAATTTTAAAAGATTTAGGTGTCAAAGAAGTATTTGTTAAAGTGCAAAGTGAATACCATGCAAAAGTAGTGGAAAAATTAGGCGTTGAATACGATCATTTAATTTGGCCAGAACAAGCTACTGGTAAACGTTTAGCAAAAATTCTCGTTTCAGGGAACTTTTTAGAATATTTAGAGCTCGACCAACAATATAGTTTTGTATCAATCACTGCAACAAAGAAAATAATTGGCAAGCATTTATTAGAACTTGAGATTCGATCTCGTTTTGGTGTAAATATTGTCGCAATCAGAAGAAACGATAAAATAATTATTCCCTCAAGTACAACCCCTTTTGAATTGTTAGATGAAATTTTATTAGTAGGACATAATGATTTTATTTCTAAGTTTACTTCTTGGTTAAAGAAATAA
- the rdgB gene encoding RdgB/HAM1 family non-canonical purine NTP pyrophosphatase: MKKILIASKNQGKINEYKEMLKPLQIEVISLLDLNSSLDVEETGTSFFENALLKAKSAWNQYHLPCIADDSGLEVEALHGEPGIYSQRYSPLQTDEANNLFLLEKLKYVRNRNARFVCQIVYYKDLNHYSTYEGILKGNILKKGIFQNGFGYDPYFYIPTLEKTLSQCTIKEKNDVSHRGLAMKNLLINLQKETV; this comes from the coding sequence ATGAAAAAAATTCTAATAGCCTCTAAAAATCAAGGTAAAATTAATGAGTACAAAGAAATGTTAAAACCACTTCAAATCGAGGTGATTTCTTTATTAGACTTAAATAGTTCCTTGGATGTAGAAGAAACGGGTACATCCTTCTTTGAAAATGCCTTGTTGAAGGCAAAATCTGCTTGGAATCAATATCATTTGCCTTGTATCGCAGATGATTCTGGACTTGAAGTAGAGGCTTTGCATGGAGAACCTGGCATCTATTCTCAAAGGTATTCTCCTCTTCAAACGGATGAAGCAAATAATCTGTTTTTACTTGAAAAATTAAAATATGTACGCAATCGAAATGCTAGATTTGTCTGTCAAATTGTATATTATAAAGATTTAAATCATTATTCAACTTACGAAGGGATTTTAAAAGGAAACATTCTTAAAAAAGGGATTTTTCAAAATGGTTTTGGATATGATCCTTATTTTTATATTCCAACTTTAGAGAAAACATTATCCCAATGTACGATAAAGGAAAAAAACGATGTAAGTCATAGAGGATTGGCTATGAAAAACCTATTAATAAATTTACAAAAGGAAACCGTATGA
- a CDS encoding metallophosphoesterase, translating into MKLVVFSDNHRDRKIVQNILLLNPNADRYISLGDSEMSEAELSSMNVFGVKGNYPFEPKFPYDLMFEFEGWKTLLTHGHRYFVKNGLYTLYQHAEENQCQLVLFGHTHQCFVEEKNNILFVNPGSATFPKGSVHPTYAVLSILRDKIDVQILDCITNEILLSFIKTSKG; encoded by the coding sequence ATGAAACTTGTTGTATTTAGCGATAATCATCGCGATCGAAAAATCGTACAAAACATTTTGCTTTTAAATCCAAATGCAGATCGTTATATTTCTCTTGGAGATTCAGAAATGTCTGAAGCGGAGCTTTCAAGCATGAATGTGTTTGGTGTAAAAGGAAATTATCCATTTGAGCCAAAATTTCCCTATGATTTAATGTTTGAATTTGAAGGATGGAAAACATTACTTACTCACGGACACCGTTATTTTGTAAAAAATGGGCTCTATACGTTATATCAACATGCTGAGGAAAATCAATGTCAACTAGTTTTATTTGGTCACACGCATCAATGTTTTGTGGAAGAAAAAAACAATATTTTATTTGTAAACCCAGGTTCTGCAACTTTTCCAAAAGGTTCAGTTCATCCAACGTATGCTGTCCTTTCTATTTTAAGGGATAAAATAGATGTTCAAATTTTAGATTGTATAACAAATGAAATTCTTTTATCATTTATAAAAACGTCAAAAGGGTGA